A single region of the Kiloniellales bacterium genome encodes:
- a CDS encoding TetR/AcrR family transcriptional regulator, whose protein sequence is MGRRHDHSPEALKALVLSAAQEILKRHGLSGLTVRRIAEEIGYSPGTLYNHFDNLDDLLLQVNAQTLGKLLQRLVEVSRQEGAPEAVLRAMARAYIEESRAEPALWAAIFEHRMARDGIPSWYAAYLVRLFEPLEQALLPILPNSERARYRTARVLWSAVHGITLLAARGSLDLVASIPAEEMADELVATFLAGLKSD, encoded by the coding sequence GTGGGAAGACGTCACGACCACAGCCCGGAAGCCCTCAAGGCCCTGGTGCTGTCCGCCGCGCAAGAGATCCTGAAACGCCATGGGCTCTCGGGCCTGACGGTCCGGCGCATCGCCGAGGAGATCGGCTACTCACCGGGGACGCTCTACAACCATTTCGATAACCTCGACGACCTGTTGCTGCAGGTGAACGCCCAGACACTGGGCAAGCTGCTGCAGCGCCTGGTCGAGGTCTCCCGGCAGGAGGGCGCCCCCGAGGCCGTGCTGCGCGCCATGGCGCGGGCCTACATCGAGGAATCGAGGGCCGAGCCTGCCCTCTGGGCGGCGATCTTCGAGCACCGCATGGCCAGGGATGGCATCCCGTCCTGGTATGCCGCCTATCTCGTCCGGCTCTTCGAGCCCCTGGAGCAGGCGCTGTTGCCGATCCTGCCGAACTCCGAGAGGGCCCGCTACCGGACCGCGCGCGTCCTCTGGTCCGCTGTCCATGGCATCACCCTGCTGGCCGCGCGCGGCAGCCTCGACTTGGTCGCCTCGATCCCGGCCGAGGAGATGGCCGATGAGCTGGTTGCGACCTTCCTGGCCGGCCTGAAGTCCGACTGA